TTCCAGCTGTCTTCGCCTGCCGCATCACCGGAAGGCATTGCGGAGTGCGCTGCCAATCATCTGCGCATAGCCCATGCAATCGCGTCGCGTGATCGCCTGAAAGCACGCGCCGCAATGGAAAGCGTCATCACACTTGGCGTTGAACGCATCCGCGCTGAAATCTGAGCACGGATCAAGAGACCTTGAGATCGAACTTCGGATCACCACGCAGCGTATTGCTGACGGTGCAGATTTCCTCGGCCATCTCTGCAAGACGATGCTTTTCATCTGCCGTGAGATCGCCGTCGAAATGGAATGTTATATCGAATCGTTCGATGCGTGACGGGCCTTCATGTGCCTTATCACCTTTTACTTCCACCCGAACATCGCTGAGTTTTTCACGCAGCTCGAGCTTGGTGGCAGCAATGCGCGCACTTAACGCCATGCAGGCAGCAACTGATGCATAGATCAGATCGAGCGGATTAAACCCCGGCTGACT
The Ochrobactrum sp. BTU1 DNA segment above includes these coding regions:
- a CDS encoding OsmC family protein — its product is MSELKVRTRETGAVAEMPHGKLPTITTPTGGSVEIVTSVSQPGFNPLDLIYASVAACMALSARIAATKLELREKLSDVRVEVKGDKAHEGPSRIERFDITFHFDGDLTADEKHRLAEMAEEICTVSNTLRGDPKFDLKVS